In the Peromyscus maniculatus bairdii isolate BWxNUB_F1_BW_parent chromosome 20, HU_Pman_BW_mat_3.1, whole genome shotgun sequence genome, one interval contains:
- the Kansl2 gene encoding KAT8 regulatory NSL complex subunit 2 isoform X1, whose product MNRIRIHVLPTNRGRITPVPRSQEPLSCSFAHRPCSQPRLEGQEFCIKHILEDKNAPFKQCSYISTKNGKRCPSAAPKPEKKDGVSFCAEHARRNALALHAQMKRNNPGPVGETLLCQLSSYAKPELGSQTPESSRSEASRILDEDSWSDGDQEPITVDQTWRGDPDSEADSIDSDQEDPLKHAGVYTAEEVALIMREKLIRLQSLYIDQFKRLQHLLKEKKRRYLHSRKVEHEALGSSLLTGPEGLLAKERENLKRLKCLRRYRQRYGVEALLHRQLKERRMLATEGAAQQAHTTRSSQRCLAFVDDVRCSNQSLPMTRHCLTHICQDTNQVLFKCCQGSEEVPCNKPVPVSLSEDPCCPLHFQLPPQMYKPEQVLSVPDGLEAGPMDLYLSAAQLQPTESLPLELSDDLDVVGDGMPCPPSPLLFDPSLTLEDHSVRDIAGGPGQMQVAGDGCRPQGPRNLEKACASFPQRGLAAANGNPEPTSIS is encoded by the exons ATGAACAGGATTCGGATTCACGTCTTGCCAACGAATCGGGGGAGGATCACCCCAGTGCCCAGATCGCAGGAGCCCCTTTCTTGTTCCTTCGCTCACCGCCCATGCTCCCAACCGCGCCTGGAGGGGCAGGAGTTTTGCATTAAGCACATTCTTGAAGACAAGAATGCACCCTTCAAACAATGTAGCTACATCTCCACCAAGAATGGCAAACGGTGTCCCAGCGCTGCCCCCAAGCCCGAGAAGAAAGATGG GGTGTCTTTCTGTGCCGAACATGCGCGAAGGAATGCCCTAGCACTTCATGCTCAAATGAAGAGGAACAACCCAGGCCCTGTGGGTGAAACCCTCTTGTGTCAGCTGAGCTCATATGCTAAGCCAGAGCTGGGCTCGCAGACCCCCGAGAGCAGTCGGAGTGAAGCTAGCCGGATCCTGG ATGAAGACAGCTGGAGTGATGGGGACCAGGAACCCATCACTGTGGATCAGACATGGAGAGGTGACCCTGACAGTGAAGCTGATAGCATAGACAGTGACCAAGAAGACCCCCTGAA ACATGCTGGTGTCTACACAGCCGAGGAAGTGGCTCTTATTATGAGAGAGAAGCTAATTCGTTTGCAGTCTCTGTACATCGATCAGTTTAAACGGCTCCAGCACTTACTCAAAGAGAAGAAGCGCCGGTACTTACACAGTCGGAAAGTGGAACATGAAGCTCTAG GTAGCAGTCTCCTGACCGGCCCAGAGGGACTTTTagccaaagaaagagagaacttAAAGCGACTGAAATGCCTCAGGCGATACCGCCAGCGCTATGGCGTCGAGGCCTTGCTCCACAGGCAGCTGAAGGAGCGCAGGATGCTGGCCACAGAAGGGGCTGCTCAGCAG GCTCACACCACTCGCTCCAGTCAGAGGTGCTTGGCCTTTGTGGATGACGTCCGTTGCTCGAATCAGTCTCTTCCAATGACCAGACACTGCCTTACCC ATATTTGCCAGGATACAAATCAGGTTCTCTTCAAATGCTGCCAGGGATCTGAAGAAGTACCCTGCAACAAACCAGTTCCTGTAAGCCTTTCTGAGGACCCCTGCTGTCCACTGCATTTCCAGTTGCCTCCTCAGATGTATAAGCCCGAGCAGGTACTGTCTGTGCCAGACGGTCTGGAAGCCGGCCCCATGGATCTGTACTTGAGTGCTGCCCAGCTTCAGCCCACTGAGAGTTTACCACTGGAGCTCAGTGAT gACTTGGACGTTGTGGGTGACGGCATGCCGTGCCCTCCATCGCCCCTGCTCTTTGATCCTTCGCTGACTCTTGAAGATCATTCCGTCAGAGACATTGCTGGAGGCCCA GGACAGATGCAGGTGGCTGGAGATGGATGCAGACCCCAGGGACCTCGGAATTTAGAGAAAGCCTGTGCATCATTCCCTCAGCGTGGATTGGCTGCTGCAAACGGAAACCCAGAACCTACTTCCATCAGTTGA
- the Kansl2 gene encoding KAT8 regulatory NSL complex subunit 2 isoform X3, which translates to MNRIRIHVLPTNRGRITPVPRSQEPLSCSFAHRPCSQPRLEGQEFCIKHILEDKNAPFKQCSYISTKNGKRCPSAAPKPEKKDGVSFCAEHARRNALALHAQMKRNNPGPVGETLLCQLSSYAKPELGSQTPESSRSEASRILDEDSWSDGDQEPITVDQTWRGDPDSEADSIDSDQEDPLKHAGVYTAEEVALIMREKLIRLQSLYIDQFKRLQHLLKEKKRRYLHSRKVEHEALGSSLLTGPEGLLAKERENLKRLKCLRRYRQRYGVEALLHRQLKERRMLATEGAAQQAHTTRSSQRCLAFVDDVRCSNQSLPMTRHCLTHICQDTNQVLFKCCQGSEEVPCNKPVPVSLSEDPCCPLHFQLPPQMYKPEQDLDVVGDGMPCPPSPLLFDPSLTLEDHSVRDIAGGPGQMQVAGDGCRPQGPRNLEKACASFPQRGLAAANGNPEPTSIS; encoded by the exons ATGAACAGGATTCGGATTCACGTCTTGCCAACGAATCGGGGGAGGATCACCCCAGTGCCCAGATCGCAGGAGCCCCTTTCTTGTTCCTTCGCTCACCGCCCATGCTCCCAACCGCGCCTGGAGGGGCAGGAGTTTTGCATTAAGCACATTCTTGAAGACAAGAATGCACCCTTCAAACAATGTAGCTACATCTCCACCAAGAATGGCAAACGGTGTCCCAGCGCTGCCCCCAAGCCCGAGAAGAAAGATGG GGTGTCTTTCTGTGCCGAACATGCGCGAAGGAATGCCCTAGCACTTCATGCTCAAATGAAGAGGAACAACCCAGGCCCTGTGGGTGAAACCCTCTTGTGTCAGCTGAGCTCATATGCTAAGCCAGAGCTGGGCTCGCAGACCCCCGAGAGCAGTCGGAGTGAAGCTAGCCGGATCCTGG ATGAAGACAGCTGGAGTGATGGGGACCAGGAACCCATCACTGTGGATCAGACATGGAGAGGTGACCCTGACAGTGAAGCTGATAGCATAGACAGTGACCAAGAAGACCCCCTGAA ACATGCTGGTGTCTACACAGCCGAGGAAGTGGCTCTTATTATGAGAGAGAAGCTAATTCGTTTGCAGTCTCTGTACATCGATCAGTTTAAACGGCTCCAGCACTTACTCAAAGAGAAGAAGCGCCGGTACTTACACAGTCGGAAAGTGGAACATGAAGCTCTAG GTAGCAGTCTCCTGACCGGCCCAGAGGGACTTTTagccaaagaaagagagaacttAAAGCGACTGAAATGCCTCAGGCGATACCGCCAGCGCTATGGCGTCGAGGCCTTGCTCCACAGGCAGCTGAAGGAGCGCAGGATGCTGGCCACAGAAGGGGCTGCTCAGCAG GCTCACACCACTCGCTCCAGTCAGAGGTGCTTGGCCTTTGTGGATGACGTCCGTTGCTCGAATCAGTCTCTTCCAATGACCAGACACTGCCTTACCC ATATTTGCCAGGATACAAATCAGGTTCTCTTCAAATGCTGCCAGGGATCTGAAGAAGTACCCTGCAACAAACCAGTTCCTGTAAGCCTTTCTGAGGACCCCTGCTGTCCACTGCATTTCCAGTTGCCTCCTCAGATGTATAAGCCCGAGCAG gACTTGGACGTTGTGGGTGACGGCATGCCGTGCCCTCCATCGCCCCTGCTCTTTGATCCTTCGCTGACTCTTGAAGATCATTCCGTCAGAGACATTGCTGGAGGCCCA GGACAGATGCAGGTGGCTGGAGATGGATGCAGACCCCAGGGACCTCGGAATTTAGAGAAAGCCTGTGCATCATTCCCTCAGCGTGGATTGGCTGCTGCAAACGGAAACCCAGAACCTACTTCCATCAGTTGA
- the Kansl2 gene encoding KAT8 regulatory NSL complex subunit 2 isoform X2: MNRIRIHVLPTNRGRITPVPRSQEPLSCSFAHRPCSQPRLEGQEFCIKHILEDKNAPFKQCSYISTKNGKRCPSAAPKPEKKDGVSFCAEHARRNALALHAQMKRNNPGPVGETLLCQLSSYAKPELGSQTPESSRSEASRILDEDSWSDGDQEPITVDQTWRGDPDSEADSIDSDQEDPLKHAGVYTAEEVALIMREKLIRLQSLYIDQFKRLQHLLKEKKRRYLHSRKVEHEALGNSLLTGPEGLLAKERENLKRLKCLRRYRQRYGVEALLHRQLKERRMLATEGAAQQAHTTRSSQRCLAFVDDVRCSNQSLPMTRHCLTHICQDTNQVLFKCCQGSEEVPCNKPVPVSLSEDPCCPLHFQLPPQMYKPEQVLSVPDGLEAGPMDLYLSAAQLQPTESLPLELSDDLDVVGDGMPCPPSPLLFDPSLTLEDHSVRDIAGGPGQMQVAGDGCRPQGPRNLEKACASFPQRGLAAANGNPEPTSIS, translated from the exons ATGAACAGGATTCGGATTCACGTCTTGCCAACGAATCGGGGGAGGATCACCCCAGTGCCCAGATCGCAGGAGCCCCTTTCTTGTTCCTTCGCTCACCGCCCATGCTCCCAACCGCGCCTGGAGGGGCAGGAGTTTTGCATTAAGCACATTCTTGAAGACAAGAATGCACCCTTCAAACAATGTAGCTACATCTCCACCAAGAATGGCAAACGGTGTCCCAGCGCTGCCCCCAAGCCCGAGAAGAAAGATGG GGTGTCTTTCTGTGCCGAACATGCGCGAAGGAATGCCCTAGCACTTCATGCTCAAATGAAGAGGAACAACCCAGGCCCTGTGGGTGAAACCCTCTTGTGTCAGCTGAGCTCATATGCTAAGCCAGAGCTGGGCTCGCAGACCCCCGAGAGCAGTCGGAGTGAAGCTAGCCGGATCCTGG ATGAAGACAGCTGGAGTGATGGGGACCAGGAACCCATCACTGTGGATCAGACATGGAGAGGTGACCCTGACAGTGAAGCTGATAGCATAGACAGTGACCAAGAAGACCCCCTGAA ACATGCTGGTGTCTACACAGCCGAGGAAGTGGCTCTTATTATGAGAGAGAAGCTAATTCGTTTGCAGTCTCTGTACATCGATCAGTTTAAACGGCTCCAGCACTTACTCAAAGAGAAGAAGCGCCGGTACTTACACAGTCGGAAAGTGGAACATGAAGCTCTAGGCAA CAGTCTCCTGACCGGCCCAGAGGGACTTTTagccaaagaaagagagaacttAAAGCGACTGAAATGCCTCAGGCGATACCGCCAGCGCTATGGCGTCGAGGCCTTGCTCCACAGGCAGCTGAAGGAGCGCAGGATGCTGGCCACAGAAGGGGCTGCTCAGCAG GCTCACACCACTCGCTCCAGTCAGAGGTGCTTGGCCTTTGTGGATGACGTCCGTTGCTCGAATCAGTCTCTTCCAATGACCAGACACTGCCTTACCC ATATTTGCCAGGATACAAATCAGGTTCTCTTCAAATGCTGCCAGGGATCTGAAGAAGTACCCTGCAACAAACCAGTTCCTGTAAGCCTTTCTGAGGACCCCTGCTGTCCACTGCATTTCCAGTTGCCTCCTCAGATGTATAAGCCCGAGCAGGTACTGTCTGTGCCAGACGGTCTGGAAGCCGGCCCCATGGATCTGTACTTGAGTGCTGCCCAGCTTCAGCCCACTGAGAGTTTACCACTGGAGCTCAGTGAT gACTTGGACGTTGTGGGTGACGGCATGCCGTGCCCTCCATCGCCCCTGCTCTTTGATCCTTCGCTGACTCTTGAAGATCATTCCGTCAGAGACATTGCTGGAGGCCCA GGACAGATGCAGGTGGCTGGAGATGGATGCAGACCCCAGGGACCTCGGAATTTAGAGAAAGCCTGTGCATCATTCCCTCAGCGTGGATTGGCTGCTGCAAACGGAAACCCAGAACCTACTTCCATCAGTTGA
- the Kansl2 gene encoding KAT8 regulatory NSL complex subunit 2 isoform X4 — protein MNRIRIHVLPTNRGRITPVPRSQEPLSCSFAHRPCSQPRLEGQEFCIKHILEDKNAPFKQCSYISTKNGKRCPSAAPKPEKKDGVSFCAEHARRNALALHAQMKRNNPGPVGETLLCQLSSYAKPELGSQTPESSRSEASRILDEDSWSDGDQEPITVDQTWRGDPDSEADSIDSDQEDPLKHAGVYTAEEVALIMREKLIRLQSLYIDQFKRLQHLLKEKKRRYLHSRKVEHEALGNSLLTGPEGLLAKERENLKRLKCLRRYRQRYGVEALLHRQLKERRMLATEGAAQQAHTTRSSQRCLAFVDDVRCSNQSLPMTRHCLTHICQDTNQVLFKCCQGSEEVPCNKPVPVSLSEDPCCPLHFQLPPQMYKPEQDLDVVGDGMPCPPSPLLFDPSLTLEDHSVRDIAGGPGQMQVAGDGCRPQGPRNLEKACASFPQRGLAAANGNPEPTSIS, from the exons ATGAACAGGATTCGGATTCACGTCTTGCCAACGAATCGGGGGAGGATCACCCCAGTGCCCAGATCGCAGGAGCCCCTTTCTTGTTCCTTCGCTCACCGCCCATGCTCCCAACCGCGCCTGGAGGGGCAGGAGTTTTGCATTAAGCACATTCTTGAAGACAAGAATGCACCCTTCAAACAATGTAGCTACATCTCCACCAAGAATGGCAAACGGTGTCCCAGCGCTGCCCCCAAGCCCGAGAAGAAAGATGG GGTGTCTTTCTGTGCCGAACATGCGCGAAGGAATGCCCTAGCACTTCATGCTCAAATGAAGAGGAACAACCCAGGCCCTGTGGGTGAAACCCTCTTGTGTCAGCTGAGCTCATATGCTAAGCCAGAGCTGGGCTCGCAGACCCCCGAGAGCAGTCGGAGTGAAGCTAGCCGGATCCTGG ATGAAGACAGCTGGAGTGATGGGGACCAGGAACCCATCACTGTGGATCAGACATGGAGAGGTGACCCTGACAGTGAAGCTGATAGCATAGACAGTGACCAAGAAGACCCCCTGAA ACATGCTGGTGTCTACACAGCCGAGGAAGTGGCTCTTATTATGAGAGAGAAGCTAATTCGTTTGCAGTCTCTGTACATCGATCAGTTTAAACGGCTCCAGCACTTACTCAAAGAGAAGAAGCGCCGGTACTTACACAGTCGGAAAGTGGAACATGAAGCTCTAGGCAA CAGTCTCCTGACCGGCCCAGAGGGACTTTTagccaaagaaagagagaacttAAAGCGACTGAAATGCCTCAGGCGATACCGCCAGCGCTATGGCGTCGAGGCCTTGCTCCACAGGCAGCTGAAGGAGCGCAGGATGCTGGCCACAGAAGGGGCTGCTCAGCAG GCTCACACCACTCGCTCCAGTCAGAGGTGCTTGGCCTTTGTGGATGACGTCCGTTGCTCGAATCAGTCTCTTCCAATGACCAGACACTGCCTTACCC ATATTTGCCAGGATACAAATCAGGTTCTCTTCAAATGCTGCCAGGGATCTGAAGAAGTACCCTGCAACAAACCAGTTCCTGTAAGCCTTTCTGAGGACCCCTGCTGTCCACTGCATTTCCAGTTGCCTCCTCAGATGTATAAGCCCGAGCAG gACTTGGACGTTGTGGGTGACGGCATGCCGTGCCCTCCATCGCCCCTGCTCTTTGATCCTTCGCTGACTCTTGAAGATCATTCCGTCAGAGACATTGCTGGAGGCCCA GGACAGATGCAGGTGGCTGGAGATGGATGCAGACCCCAGGGACCTCGGAATTTAGAGAAAGCCTGTGCATCATTCCCTCAGCGTGGATTGGCTGCTGCAAACGGAAACCCAGAACCTACTTCCATCAGTTGA